A genomic window from Ilyobacter polytropus DSM 2926 includes:
- a CDS encoding HD domain-containing phosphohydrolase codes for MNIIRKNFIKFCLKIILGIAITMTAVSILASFLYQNLFYDYIQTNTEKEISAILDSVNLSSSILMQNNDFYDLQRMTESIGASGFIKEITIYDKNKNIIASNIIFNESDGLHTENLDNLFSGRKLKYIKSDFSSDTLVMAIPVNGSRYSIINNNDITGVIYIKSDIGSIKGLLMNLNNSFLKTEFIIVILLLLCIIGIVTFSLFIPASKLYKAAQAVSEGDYSYHVDESKGREFYPLIKEFNNMTKKIKTRDEELKLLHDKLKGHNENLEIKVNKRDMELKLTQDITIRSLAYLAETRDNETGSHIFRTQHYVETLAEYLKDNPKFSKVLTQKNIELMFKSAPLHDIGKVGISDSILLKPSGLTKEEFEIMKKHTIYGRETIEKSEKFIGNKSFLSFAKEIAYSHHEKWDGSGYPEGLSGEDIPLSARIMAISDVYDALVSKRPYKKAFTHEEAVRIILEGDGRTSPEHFDPDILSAFSKIHHKFNEIYNNHPDGE; via the coding sequence ATGAATATAATAAGGAAAAATTTTATAAAGTTTTGTCTAAAAATCATCTTAGGGATAGCTATCACAATGACTGCTGTATCTATCTTAGCATCTTTTCTGTACCAAAATTTATTCTATGATTATATTCAAACGAATACAGAGAAAGAAATCTCTGCTATACTGGACAGTGTAAATTTATCAAGTTCAATTTTGATGCAAAACAATGACTTCTATGATCTTCAGCGTATGACGGAAAGTATAGGGGCTAGTGGTTTTATTAAGGAAATTACAATCTATGATAAGAATAAAAATATTATCGCTTCAAACATAATTTTTAATGAATCTGACGGTTTGCATACTGAAAATTTAGATAATCTTTTCAGTGGCAGAAAGCTTAAATATATAAAATCTGATTTTTCTAGCGACACTTTGGTCATGGCCATTCCAGTTAATGGAAGTAGGTATAGCATAATAAATAATAACGATATCACAGGAGTTATTTATATAAAATCCGATATTGGTTCTATAAAAGGACTTTTAATGAATTTAAATAATTCTTTTCTTAAAACAGAATTTATAATAGTAATACTGCTTTTGCTTTGTATTATTGGGATAGTGACCTTTAGCCTTTTCATTCCCGCCTCAAAACTCTATAAGGCGGCTCAGGCAGTTTCAGAAGGAGACTATTCCTATCACGTAGATGAATCTAAAGGAAGGGAATTTTACCCTTTAATCAAGGAATTCAATAACATGACCAAAAAAATAAAAACAAGAGATGAAGAGTTAAAATTACTTCATGATAAATTAAAAGGTCATAATGAAAATCTTGAAATTAAAGTAAATAAGCGAGATATGGAGTTAAAACTTACCCAGGATATCACAATTAGAAGTCTGGCTTACCTGGCCGAAACCAGGGATAATGAAACAGGAAGTCATATTTTCAGGACCCAGCACTACGTTGAAACACTGGCTGAATATCTTAAAGACAATCCAAAATTTTCTAAGGTGCTCACCCAAAAGAATATTGAGTTGATGTTTAAATCAGCTCCTTTACATGATATTGGAAAAGTAGGTATATCAGACAGCATTCTTTTAAAACCTAGCGGCCTCACAAAAGAGGAATTCGAAATAATGAAAAAACATACAATTTATGGCAGAGAGACCATCGAAAAATCTGAAAAATTCATTGGGAATAAATCATTTCTGTCTTTTGCCAAGGAGATTGCTTATTCTCACCACGAAAAATGGGACGGATCAGGATATCCAGAAGGACTTTCTGGAGAAGATATCCCTTTATCAGCCAGAATAATGGCCATCTCAGATGTCTATGATGCCCTTGTCAGTAAAAGACCATATAAAAAAGCATTTACCCACGAAGAAGCTGTCAGAATAATTTTAGAAGGAGATGGAAGAACTTCTCCTGAACATTTTGACCCTGATATACTCTCCGCTTTTTCTAAAATACACCATAAATTCAACGAAATCTATAATAATCATCCTGATGGTGAATAA
- a CDS encoding ABC transporter substrate-binding protein has product MKKTVLLFCFLIVLFTGCKAYKEPIRISINGWPPCELWYIAQEQGYFEDIPVEIIRFSTWSDSIASLYAGKTDLTHSTYLNTMRNHNKGENGKIILTTSRIDGADGLVVKNYINDLKELKGKEIAVEVATDEHFLLYKALEKIGISDKDVKIISTTSEKAMKLFVAGEVDACFTYDPFMNQAAKNGNGRVAITTEDIDGYNDAIIAKTKTLEKRPEDYKVLINAWYKAQEYVINNPDEAYKLMASKENMSVKEFQAFYNSFYFFTPNENKTMFSAGVLKTHINELNEFLLKNNLLQDPVNAIDIYSEEIINNITD; this is encoded by the coding sequence ATGAAGAAAACTGTCTTATTATTTTGCTTTTTAATAGTTCTATTTACCGGATGTAAAGCTTACAAAGAACCCATAAGGATTTCCATTAATGGCTGGCCCCCCTGTGAACTATGGTATATAGCACAAGAACAAGGATACTTTGAAGACATCCCTGTTGAGATTATAAGATTTTCAACCTGGTCAGACTCCATAGCTTCTCTTTATGCTGGAAAAACAGACTTGACACATTCTACTTATTTGAACACAATGCGAAATCATAATAAAGGCGAGAATGGAAAAATAATACTCACTACCAGCCGTATAGACGGAGCAGACGGCCTCGTAGTAAAAAATTATATTAACGATTTAAAAGAACTAAAGGGTAAAGAAATAGCTGTAGAGGTAGCTACCGATGAACATTTTTTGTTGTACAAAGCCTTGGAAAAAATAGGGATTTCGGATAAAGATGTAAAGATTATCTCCACCACATCTGAAAAAGCGATGAAGCTCTTTGTAGCTGGCGAGGTGGATGCATGCTTCACCTATGACCCCTTTATGAATCAGGCTGCTAAAAATGGAAATGGAAGGGTGGCAATAACTACAGAAGATATCGATGGATACAACGATGCTATTATAGCTAAAACTAAGACTTTAGAAAAAAGACCTGAAGATTATAAAGTCCTCATAAATGCATGGTATAAGGCACAGGAATATGTCATAAATAATCCAGATGAAGCCTATAAATTAATGGCCTCTAAAGAAAATATGTCTGTAAAAGAGTTTCAGGCTTTTTATAATAGCTTTTATTTTTTTACTCCTAATGAAAATAAAACAATGTTTTCTGCTGGAGTATTAAAAACCCATATAAATGAACTAAATGAATTTTTACTTAAAAACAACCTCTTGCAAGATCCAGTAAATGCCATAGATATTTATTCTGAAGAAATAATCAATAATATTACAGATTGA
- the rfbA gene encoding glucose-1-phosphate thymidylyltransferase RfbA — protein sequence MKGIILAGGTGTRLYPVTKSISKQIIPVYDKPMIYYPVSVLMLAGIREILVISTMRDISVFKELLGDGSNYGLKISYAVQQEPNGLAEAFIIGEEFIGNKPCALVLGDNIFYGHGLTGMLKEAASIKNGATIFGYYVNNPESFGVVEFDQMGRAVSLEEKPKNPKSNYVVPGLYFYDNTVVEKAKRIKPSKRNELEITELNKMYLKEGKLKVSNLGRGMAWLDTGTHDALLDAANFVKTIQARQGVMIACLEEIAYNNGWITKEQLGNQIKPLMKSHYGEYLLKLINKDRLETRINNDKI from the coding sequence ATGAAAGGAATTATACTTGCTGGTGGGACAGGAACAAGATTGTATCCAGTAACTAAATCCATATCAAAACAGATAATACCTGTTTATGATAAGCCTATGATATATTATCCAGTATCGGTACTTATGCTAGCTGGCATAAGGGAGATACTTGTCATCTCAACGATGAGAGACATTTCTGTATTTAAAGAGTTGTTAGGTGATGGTTCTAACTACGGCCTTAAAATATCCTACGCTGTTCAGCAAGAACCCAATGGCCTGGCAGAAGCCTTTATAATAGGAGAAGAGTTTATAGGAAATAAACCTTGTGCCCTTGTTCTAGGAGACAATATATTTTATGGGCATGGTCTCACAGGTATGTTGAAAGAGGCTGCATCTATAAAAAATGGAGCCACTATTTTTGGTTATTATGTAAATAATCCTGAATCTTTCGGCGTTGTAGAATTTGATCAAATGGGAAGGGCAGTTTCATTAGAAGAAAAACCTAAAAACCCCAAATCAAATTATGTAGTTCCAGGACTTTATTTTTACGACAATACAGTTGTGGAAAAAGCCAAAAGAATAAAACCCTCTAAAAGAAATGAGTTAGAAATAACAGAGTTAAACAAAATGTATCTCAAAGAAGGAAAGCTAAAAGTATCAAATCTAGGAAGAGGTATGGCCTGGCTTGATACAGGAACTCATGATGCCTTGCTAGATGCAGCTAACTTTGTAAAAACAATACAAGCCAGACAGGGAGTTATGATCGCCTGTCTAGAAGAGATTGCCTACAATAACGGCTGGATTACCAAAGAACAATTGGGAAATCAGATCAAGCCCCTTATGAAGTCCCATTACGGTGAGTATCTTCTAAAACTTATAAATAAGGATAGATTAGAAACGAGGATAAATAATGACAAAATTTAA
- the rfbC gene encoding dTDP-4-dehydrorhamnose 3,5-epimerase, producing the protein MTKFKITETKIKDLIIIDPVVLSDQRGFFMETYNKRYFEKLGFNLEFVQDNHSKSKKGVLRGLHFQKEHSQGKLIRVTRGSIWDVAVDLRKKSPTFGVWHGLILSQENKKLFYIPEGFAHGFLTLDDDTEIQYKCTDFYYPEFDSGINWDDPDIGIKWPFKEFGLEEENLILSERDMDQPSFKEYLGGAK; encoded by the coding sequence ATGACAAAATTTAAAATAACAGAAACGAAAATAAAAGATTTGATAATTATAGACCCAGTTGTATTAAGTGACCAGAGAGGTTTTTTCATGGAGACATACAACAAGAGATATTTTGAAAAACTAGGTTTTAACTTAGAATTTGTTCAAGATAATCACTCAAAATCAAAAAAAGGAGTTTTGAGAGGACTTCATTTTCAGAAAGAGCATTCTCAGGGAAAGTTAATAAGGGTAACAAGAGGAAGCATATGGGATGTGGCAGTTGATTTGAGGAAAAAAAGTCCGACTTTTGGTGTATGGCATGGTTTAATTCTAAGCCAGGAAAACAAAAAGCTTTTTTATATACCAGAAGGCTTTGCCCATGGTTTTTTAACCTTGGATGATGATACAGAGATACAGTATAAATGCACTGATTTTTATTATCCTGAGTTTGATTCAGGTATAAACTGGGATGACCCTGATATCGGCATAAAATGGCCCTTTAAAGAATTTGGATTAGAGGAAGAAAATCTGATTTTGTCAGAAAGAGACATGGATCAGCCTAGTTTTAAGGAGTATTTAGGAGGAGCAAAATGA
- the rfbD gene encoding dTDP-4-dehydrorhamnose reductase, whose amino-acid sequence MILLTGGKGQLGSEFQKLFKKLGVEYIAPGHREMDITDINAVKNFLDGKNIDFVINCAAYNDVDRAEMEPENCFAVNCLAPENLALESKKIGAVFVTYSSDFVFDGEKKKPYTESDIVNPMSVYSKSKAEGEKRVFTACDKIFVIRTSWVFGTGNNNFVKNVINWSQQRGKIELVEDQVSSPTYAKDLAEYSWKLINSDKYGLYHLSNTGTASKYEEGKYILEKIGWKGELLKVKTSKFNLPAKRPRYSKLSNQKAEKITGKKMPQWKNSIDRFFEEIKEGDL is encoded by the coding sequence ATGATTCTTTTAACAGGAGGAAAAGGTCAACTGGGCAGTGAGTTCCAGAAACTCTTTAAAAAACTCGGCGTAGAGTATATTGCCCCGGGACACAGGGAAATGGATATTACAGATATAAATGCTGTGAAAAACTTTCTCGATGGGAAAAATATAGATTTTGTAATAAACTGTGCCGCCTATAATGATGTTGATAGGGCTGAAATGGAACCGGAAAATTGTTTCGCAGTAAACTGCCTGGCACCTGAAAACTTAGCCTTAGAATCTAAAAAAATAGGAGCTGTTTTTGTGACCTATTCAAGTGATTTTGTATTTGACGGAGAAAAAAAGAAACCGTATACAGAATCTGATATTGTTAACCCGATGAGTGTTTATTCCAAATCAAAGGCAGAAGGAGAAAAACGTGTTTTTACTGCCTGTGACAAGATCTTTGTCATAAGAACCTCTTGGGTATTTGGTACGGGAAACAATAATTTCGTCAAAAATGTAATAAACTGGTCACAACAAAGAGGAAAAATAGAGCTGGTAGAAGATCAGGTATCTTCACCGACCTATGCAAAAGATTTAGCAGAATACTCTTGGAAACTTATAAATTCAGATAAATATGGACTTTATCATTTGTCTAATACCGGTACAGCCAGTAAGTATGAAGAGGGGAAGTATATATTGGAAAAAATTGGATGGAAGGGTGAATTATTAAAAGTAAAGACTTCAAAATTCAATCTTCCTGCCAAAAGACCCAGGTATTCAAAGCTTTCTAACCAAAAAGCAGAAAAAATTACAGGAAAGAAAATGCCTCAATGGAAAAATTCCATAGATAGATTTTTTGAAGAGATAAAGGAAGGGGATCTGTGA
- a CDS encoding dTDP-glucose 4,6-dehydratase → MKTYLITGGAGFIGANFLKYMLKKYEKINIIILDKLTYAGNLENIKDNLEDPRVSFIKGDICDSDMVGKIFQQENIDYVVNFAAESHVDKSIENPGIFLKTNIMGTQVLLDAAKEHWSFGTDEKGYPLYTEGKKFVQISTDEVYGDLKIDYPDGKKLKVRCEEIEELLKIRPVIPKTFGKDFFTEKTSINPRSPYSASKASADMLVRAYHETYHIPVNITRCSNNYGPYQFPEKLIPVIIKNIIKGKKIPIYGNGRQVRDWLYVEDHCRGIDMVINNGRDGEVYNIGGFNEEQNIDIARIIIDKLYCVIKENPKYQTILKTDLKTINYDLITFVKDRLGHDVRYAIDPNKTVKELGFYPETDFSLGIEKTIIWYLENWNVFSLGKE, encoded by the coding sequence GTGAAAACTTATTTAATTACAGGGGGAGCCGGATTTATAGGGGCTAACTTTTTAAAATATATGCTTAAAAAATATGAAAAAATAAATATAATAATCTTGGATAAGCTCACTTATGCAGGAAACCTTGAGAATATAAAAGATAATTTAGAAGATCCTAGGGTGAGCTTTATAAAAGGAGATATATGCGACAGTGATATGGTAGGAAAGATATTTCAACAGGAAAATATTGATTATGTAGTCAATTTTGCAGCAGAATCTCACGTGGATAAAAGCATAGAAAATCCAGGCATTTTTCTTAAGACCAATATAATGGGTACACAAGTTTTATTGGATGCTGCCAAGGAGCATTGGTCTTTTGGAACAGATGAAAAAGGCTATCCTCTATACACTGAAGGAAAAAAGTTCGTCCAGATTTCTACCGATGAGGTCTATGGGGATTTAAAAATTGATTATCCTGACGGGAAAAAATTAAAAGTCAGATGTGAAGAAATAGAAGAGTTATTGAAAATAAGACCTGTAATACCCAAGACATTTGGAAAGGATTTTTTTACTGAAAAAACTTCAATTAATCCCAGAAGCCCCTACTCTGCATCAAAGGCATCTGCGGATATGCTTGTTAGGGCTTATCATGAGACTTATCATATACCTGTCAATATAACAAGATGTTCAAATAATTATGGGCCTTATCAATTCCCAGAGAAACTTATACCGGTGATTATAAAAAATATAATAAAAGGGAAAAAAATTCCAATATATGGAAATGGCAGACAGGTGAGAGACTGGCTTTATGTGGAGGATCATTGCAGGGGAATAGATATGGTTATAAATAATGGGAGAGACGGAGAAGTCTATAATATAGGGGGATTCAATGAAGAGCAAAATATAGACATAGCCAGAATCATAATAGACAAACTTTACTGTGTAATAAAAGAAAATCCAAAATATCAAACTATTTTGAAAACAGACTTGAAAACAATAAATTATGACTTGATAACCTTTGTAAAAGATAGACTTGGACATGATGTGAGATATGCTATTGATCCTAATAAAACAGTCAAGGAACTTGGATTTTACCCTGAAACAGATTTTTCATTGGGGATAGAAAAGACCATTATATGGTATCTTGAAAACTGGAATGTTTTTTCTTTAGGTAAGGAATAA
- a CDS encoding GDSL-type esterase/lipase family protein, with the protein MKKTILLGDSITEWNPLKDNNIINMGVAGDTTRDIFWRIDEVKSIEAEKVIFMAGINDILMNFPFEKTCDFYNKIMSSLKENFDEIILMGILPAVGDGKLSINILQINRFIEDLAKENNLIFLDISELFFDEEGSLNLSLYTDGLHLSSMGYQLLNNELLKNI; encoded by the coding sequence ATGAAAAAGACTATATTACTTGGAGACAGCATAACAGAGTGGAATCCACTGAAGGACAATAATATCATAAATATGGGGGTAGCAGGCGATACCACCAGGGATATTTTTTGGAGAATCGATGAGGTTAAAAGTATAGAGGCTGAAAAAGTGATTTTTATGGCTGGAATAAACGACATACTGATGAATTTCCCATTTGAAAAGACCTGTGATTTTTATAATAAAATAATGTCTTCTTTAAAGGAAAATTTTGATGAGATAATATTAATGGGAATTCTTCCTGCAGTTGGAGACGGTAAACTTTCTATAAACATACTTCAAATTAACAGGTTTATAGAGGACCTAGCTAAAGAAAACAACCTGATTTTTTTAGATATATCAGAACTTTTCTTTGATGAGGAGGGTTCTTTAAACCTTTCCCTCTATACAGACGGACTTCACCTATCATCAATGGGTTACCAACTTCTCAATAATGAACTTTTAAAAAATATATAA
- a CDS encoding uracil-DNA glycosylase — MNREKFLSENKIHFSYHEFFDYETLNFIENILNIIGEDYTPIKENIFKVFRYDLNQAKVLLLGMDPYPQKGVATGLSFEVKLDSWGDPKVNTSLKNMLKLIYKSYYGEILSIEELREKISKREFRILSPDKLFKEWASEGVIFLNTALTTKIGNAGAHINLWKPFTEKLLSFIGKKNPNLTYLLWGGKAQKFEKFIVSGKIVKHNHPAICGKLYNPQDFLNGVSFIETKNDIDWIMGEEI, encoded by the coding sequence TTGAATAGAGAAAAATTTTTATCTGAAAATAAAATACACTTTTCTTACCACGAGTTTTTTGATTATGAAACACTAAATTTTATAGAAAATATTCTAAATATTATAGGAGAAGATTACACCCCTATAAAAGAGAATATTTTCAAGGTGTTTAGGTATGACTTAAACCAAGCAAAAGTTCTCCTTTTAGGTATGGACCCCTATCCGCAAAAAGGTGTGGCCACGGGTCTGTCCTTTGAGGTAAAACTTGATTCCTGGGGAGACCCAAAGGTAAACACCTCTCTAAAAAATATGCTTAAACTCATATATAAGAGTTACTATGGCGAAATTCTCAGTATAGAGGAGTTGAGAGAAAAGATAAGCAAAAGAGAGTTTAGGATTTTATCACCGGACAAACTATTCAAAGAATGGGCCAGTGAGGGAGTGATATTTCTCAATACTGCACTCACCACAAAAATAGGAAATGCCGGGGCACATATAAACCTGTGGAAGCCTTTTACAGAAAAACTTTTGAGTTTTATAGGGAAAAAGAATCCAAATCTCACTTACCTTTTGTGGGGAGGAAAGGCCCAGAAATTTGAAAAATTTATTGTTTCTGGAAAAATAGTAAAACATAACCATCCGGCCATTTGCGGGAAACTATATAATCCTCAAGACTTTTTAAATGGTGTCTCGTTTATTGAAACAAAAAATGATATCGATTGGATAATGGGAGAAGAAATATGA
- a CDS encoding N-acetylmuramoyl-L-alanine amidase produces the protein MRLLLVIISIILTGCSMVNYEIDNITYTAKGKNQRVKFIILHYTACNDKISIKTLTKENVSSHYLITTLRWDPIFQLVSENERAWHAGFSSFNGRTNLNDTSIGIEIVNLGFSEVDGELQFYSFEESQIRKTAHLLKKTSKKFNIEPTNILGHSDIAPGRKSDPGPRFPWERLYKEFGIGAWYDHADYNFYYDSAIFDIYSIEDIQSEFKKYGYDMEISGQWNEKEKNVLKAFQMHFRPKNISGQMDLETFAIIKSLNHKYR, from the coding sequence ATGCGATTGTTATTAGTTATTATATCTATAATCCTTACAGGGTGTAGCATGGTTAACTATGAAATAGACAACATAACTTATACTGCTAAAGGAAAAAATCAGCGAGTAAAATTTATAATTTTGCATTATACTGCCTGTAATGACAAAATATCTATAAAGACCCTGACAAAGGAAAATGTTAGCTCTCACTACCTAATAACGACTCTTAGATGGGATCCTATATTTCAACTTGTTTCTGAAAATGAAAGGGCCTGGCACGCAGGTTTTAGCAGTTTCAATGGGAGAACCAACCTAAATGACACCTCAATAGGAATAGAGATAGTAAATCTTGGCTTTTCAGAAGTAGACGGTGAACTTCAATTCTATTCTTTTGAAGAATCCCAGATAAGAAAAACTGCTCATCTGCTGAAAAAAACATCTAAAAAATTTAATATAGAACCGACAAATATCCTTGGACACTCAGATATAGCCCCAGGTCGGAAATCCGACCCGGGACCTAGGTTCCCTTGGGAAAGGTTATACAAAGAGTTCGGTATAGGGGCCTGGTATGATCATGCTGACTATAATTTTTATTATGATTCTGCCATATTTGATATCTACTCTATAGAGGATATACAATCTGAGTTTAAAAAATACGGTTATGATATGGAAATCTCCGGCCAGTGGAATGAGAAAGAAAAAAATGTTCTGAAGGCCTTTCAGATGCATTTTAGACCTAAAAATATAAGTGGCCAGATGGATTTAGAAACTTTTGCTATAATAAAATCTCTCAATCATAAGTACCGATAA
- the nadC gene encoding carboxylating nicotinate-nucleotide diphosphorylase, whose protein sequence is MNYVIIDDIIKNALLEDKVHDDITTESITSLDSKAEIDLISKENGKICGLNVFSRVFEILGDVDINFIKKEGELVRKGEIIAKLTGCTRVLLSGERVALNLLQRMSGIATAAYEASEILKEYGIKIFDTRKTTPGLRYLEKYSVLTGGGFNHRFDLSDMAMVKDNHILAAGSIKKAVELIRTIHPFIKKIEVETESLEQVKEAIEAKADIIMLDNMEDELLKECINYINGRAIIEVSGNMDEKRLQNLKKFKIDYVSMGKLTHSVKALDISMKNLKILK, encoded by the coding sequence ATGAATTACGTCATTATTGATGATATAATAAAAAATGCTCTTTTAGAGGACAAGGTTCACGATGATATCACCACAGAAAGTATCACTTCTTTAGACAGCAAGGCAGAAATTGACCTGATCTCAAAAGAAAATGGGAAGATCTGTGGATTAAATGTTTTTTCACGAGTCTTTGAAATTTTGGGAGATGTAGACATAAATTTTATAAAAAAAGAGGGAGAGCTTGTAAGAAAAGGAGAGATTATCGCCAAGCTTACTGGGTGCACTAGAGTACTATTATCTGGAGAAAGAGTAGCTCTAAATCTTTTGCAAAGAATGTCAGGAATAGCAACTGCTGCATACGAAGCTTCTGAAATACTAAAAGAATACGGTATAAAAATATTTGATACTAGAAAAACAACGCCAGGGCTTAGATATCTGGAAAAATATTCTGTCTTAACAGGAGGTGGATTCAACCACCGTTTTGATCTGTCAGATATGGCCATGGTAAAGGATAACCATATTCTTGCTGCTGGTAGCATTAAAAAGGCCGTGGAACTGATAAGGACAATACATCCTTTTATAAAAAAAATCGAGGTTGAAACTGAAAGCTTAGAACAGGTAAAAGAAGCTATCGAAGCAAAAGCAGATATTATCATGCTAGATAATATGGAGGATGAACTTCTCAAGGAATGCATCAATTATATCAATGGTAGGGCCATTATAGAGGTCTCTGGCAACATGGATGAAAAACGGCTTCAAAATTTGAAAAAATTTAAAATAGATTATGTTTCAATGGGGAAACTGACTCACTCTGTAAAAGCTTTGGATATAAGTATGAAAAACCTTAAAATTTTAAAATGA